In a genomic window of Syngnathus typhle isolate RoL2023-S1 ecotype Sweden linkage group LG4, RoL_Styp_1.0, whole genome shotgun sequence:
- the LOC133152906 gene encoding cytochrome P450 1A1, whose translation MTLMILPLVGALSVSEGLVAVTTLCLVYLLLKSMRGDIPEGLRRLPGPKPLPIIGNVLQLGKRPYLSLTAMSQRYGSVFKIQIGMRPVVVLSGGETVRQALIKQGEDFSGRPDLYSFRYINDGESLAFSTDQAGVWRARRKLAYSALRSFATLDGTSPQYSCMLEEHICKEGEYLVKQLEKVMKADGSFDPFRHIVVSVANVICGMCFGRRYDHDDQELLSLVNLSDEFGQVVGSGNPADFIPALQYLPSASMKAFVDINNRFNTFVRKIVVDHYASFNKDNIRDITDSLIDHCEDRKLDENSNIQVSDNKIVGIVNDLFGAGFDTISTALSWSVMYLVAYPEIQERLNQELKNKVGLQRSPLLSDKANLPLLEAFILEIFRHSSFLPFTIPHCTTKDTSLNGFFIPKDTCVFINQWQINHDPELWKDPTSFNPERFLSDDGTELNKQEGEKVMVFGLGKRRCIGEVIARQEVFLFLAIIVQRLQFHTIPGEPVDMTPEYGLTMKHKRCHLRATLRPLDLQ comes from the exons ATGACGCTAATGATACTACCGCTAGTGGGGGCCTTGTCCGTGTCGGAGGGTCTGGTGGCCGTGACCACGTTGTGTTTGGTCTACCTGCTGCTCAAGTCCATGCGCGGCGACATTCCCGAGGGGCTCCGAAGGCTCCCGGGGCCCAAGCCCCTCCCTATCATCGGCAACGTACTGCAATTGGGGAAAAGGCCTTACCTGAGTCTTACCGCCATGAGCCAGCGCTACGGCTCCGTCTTCAAGATCCAGATCGGCATGCGTCCCGTGGTGGTGCTGAGCGGCGGCGAAACGGTGCGACAGGCGCTCATCAAACAGGGAGAGGACTTCTCCGGCAGGCCCGACCTGTATTCCTTCCGCTACATCAACGACGGCGAGAGTTTGGCCTTCAGTACCGACCAAGCGGGTGTGTGGCGGGCTCGCCGGAAGTTGGCCTACAGCGCCTTGAGGTCTTTCGCAACTCTGGATGGCACCTCGCCGCAGTACTCGTGCATGCTGGAGGAGCACATCTGCAAGGAGGGCGAGTATCTGGTGAAGCAGCTGGAGAAGGTCATGAAAGCCGACGGAAGCTTCGACCCCTTTCGGCATATCGTCGTCTCCGTGGCTAACGTCATCTGCGGAATGTGCTTCGGGCGCCGCTACGACCACGACGACCAAGAACTTCTGAGCCTGGTGAACCTGAGCGATGAATTCGGACAGGTGGTGGGCAGCGGCAATCCCGCCGACTTCATCCCGGCTCTTCAGTATCTGCCCAGTGCCAGCATGAAGGCGTTTGTGGACATCAATAACCGTTTCAACACCTTTGTCAGGAAGATTGTGGTTGACCACTACGCCTCTTTCAACAAG GACAATATTCGGGATATCACCGACTCCCTCATCGATCACTGCGAGGACAGGAAGCTGGACGAGAATTCTAACATCCAGGTGTCGGATAACAAGATCGTAGGGATCGTCAACGACCTCTTCGGAGCAG GGTTCGACACCATCTCAACCGCCCTGTCCTGGTCCGTCATGTACTTAGTGGCTTACCCGGAGATTCAGGAGAGGCTTAATCAGGAGCTGA AGAACAAAGTGGGACTTCAGCGCTCTCCTCTTTTATCCGACAAAGCCAACCTGCCCCTCCTGGAGGCCTTCATCTTGGAAATCTTTCGTCACTCGTCATTCCTGCCCTTTACCATCCCTCACTG CACCACAAAGGACACATCTCTGAACGGCTTCTTCATTCCTAAAGACACCTGCGTCTTCATCAATCAATGGCAAATCAATCACGACCC TGAGCTCTGGAAGGATCCGACATCCTTCAACCCGGAACGCTTCTTGAGTGACGACGGCACAGAGCTTAATAAGCAAGAAGGCGAGAAGGTGATGGTCTTCGGCCTGGGCAAGCGCCGCTGTATCGGCGAGGTCATCGCGCGGCAGGAAGTCTTCCTCTTCTTGGCTATTATCGTCCAGAGGCTGCAATTCCACACCATACCCGGCGAGCCCGTGGACATGACCCCCGAGTATGGCCTCACCATGAAGCACAAACGCTGCCATCTGAGAGCCACCCTGCGACCCCTTGACTTGCAGTGA